Proteins encoded together in one Prochlorococcus marinus str. MIT 9211 window:
- the ychF gene encoding redox-regulated ATPase YchF has protein sequence MLKVGIIGLPNVGKSTLFNALVANAQAQAANFPFCTIEPNIGTVAVPDERLNLLAALSSSKEIISARIEFVDIAGLVEGASQGEGLGNKFLANIREVDAIVHVVRCFEDENVIHVSGSVDPIRDIEIINLELGLSDLAQIEKRKERLQKQIRINKDAQLEYAALERINLTLQQGGAAREVDLQDEERILVKPLGLLTSKPIIYASNLTEDDIAIGNAYSTKVNDFAVSQGSQNVKISAQVESELIDLGEQERLDYLNDLGVKEGGLQSLIRTSYDLLGLQTYFTTGEKESRAWTIKQGMTAPQAAGVIHTDFERGFIRAQTIGYRKLLEAGSFVEAKSKGWLRSEGKDYVVEEGDVMEFLFNV, from the coding sequence ATGCTGAAAGTTGGAATCATTGGCCTGCCAAACGTTGGGAAATCAACTTTATTTAATGCCTTGGTAGCGAATGCTCAGGCTCAAGCAGCTAACTTCCCATTCTGTACTATTGAACCAAATATTGGGACAGTTGCAGTTCCTGATGAAAGGCTTAACTTACTTGCAGCGCTTAGTTCTAGTAAGGAGATAATCTCTGCAAGAATTGAGTTTGTTGATATTGCAGGACTTGTTGAAGGTGCTAGTCAGGGAGAAGGTTTAGGGAACAAATTCCTTGCAAACATAAGAGAGGTAGATGCGATAGTTCATGTGGTTCGGTGCTTTGAAGATGAGAATGTTATCCATGTCTCTGGTTCAGTAGACCCTATTAGAGACATTGAAATAATCAATTTAGAGCTTGGCTTGTCTGATCTTGCTCAAATAGAGAAACGAAAAGAGAGACTACAGAAACAGATCAGAATTAATAAGGACGCTCAACTTGAATATGCAGCTTTAGAAAGAATCAATCTGACACTTCAACAGGGTGGTGCAGCTAGAGAGGTAGATTTACAAGATGAAGAAAGGATTTTGGTTAAACCTTTAGGTCTACTTACATCCAAACCTATTATTTACGCTAGTAATTTAACCGAAGATGATATAGCTATAGGGAATGCTTACTCAACTAAAGTCAATGATTTTGCGGTCTCTCAAGGCTCTCAGAATGTGAAAATTTCAGCACAAGTTGAATCAGAACTAATTGATTTAGGAGAACAAGAGAGATTAGATTACTTAAATGATCTAGGCGTTAAAGAAGGTGGACTACAAAGCCTTATAAGAACTTCTTATGATCTTTTGGGATTGCAAACATACTTCACCACTGGAGAAAAGGAAAGCAGAGCTTGGACTATTAAGCAAGGAATGACAGCACCTCAGGCTGCAGGAGTAATACATACTGACTTTGAAAGAGGATTTATTAGGGCGCAAACTATTGGATATAGAAAGCTGTTGGAAGCAGGTTCTTTCGTTGAAGCAAAGAGCAAAGGCTGGTTAAGAAGTGAAGGTAAGGACTATGTCGTAGAAGAGGGTGACGTAATGGAATTCTTGTTTAATGTATAG
- a CDS encoding efflux RND transporter periplasmic adaptor subunit, translating to MVGATFKQKKLISLFSFLLVLIGGGVVWKIGPGKGNARDITSYTMNAEKGKLPSIISASGELQAEKTINVNPHRQGLIQEVYVEEGDPVARNQLIAKISDRDFPFRLSELRAEFENKQSAFKRRKQLFDEGAISAEKYSEYKKDFLTSKARLEQIQVEGEELLIRAPFKGMVTARYVEPGSFVSPNSRSSTNQGSPKTSVVEISQGLQVIAKVPESEIGRIQKEQKASVRVEAFPDERFESIVNNIAPRAVRSNNVTSFEVKLSLISPPPKLRIGMTADVEFQAGKAEMETLVPTVAIVTREGQPGLLIVGENNTPLFQKVELGSSSGSKTAILKGVSPGDPIFIDLPPWAKGKRD from the coding sequence ATGGTCGGTGCCACTTTCAAACAGAAAAAGTTAATTAGTCTCTTTTCTTTTCTTTTAGTACTAATAGGGGGTGGAGTTGTATGGAAAATTGGACCTGGCAAGGGAAATGCCAGAGATATCACAAGCTATACAATGAATGCGGAGAAAGGTAAACTCCCTTCTATTATTAGTGCAAGCGGCGAATTACAAGCTGAGAAAACTATTAACGTGAACCCTCATCGACAAGGGCTTATTCAAGAGGTTTATGTAGAGGAAGGAGACCCAGTTGCGAGGAACCAATTAATTGCAAAAATCAGTGACAGAGATTTTCCATTTCGCCTAAGTGAGCTAAGAGCTGAGTTTGAAAATAAACAGTCTGCATTTAAACGTCGAAAACAACTTTTTGATGAAGGGGCAATAAGTGCAGAAAAATACAGCGAGTATAAAAAAGATTTTCTAACAAGCAAGGCTCGCCTTGAACAAATACAAGTTGAAGGAGAAGAACTATTGATTCGAGCCCCCTTCAAGGGAATGGTAACAGCAAGATATGTAGAACCAGGTTCTTTTGTTTCCCCTAATTCAAGGTCATCAACAAATCAAGGCTCACCTAAAACTTCTGTTGTTGAGATCTCACAAGGCCTTCAAGTGATTGCAAAAGTTCCTGAGAGTGAGATAGGTCGTATTCAAAAAGAACAAAAGGCAAGTGTTCGTGTAGAAGCTTTCCCTGATGAGAGATTTGAATCAATTGTCAATAACATTGCTCCTAGAGCTGTAAGAAGCAATAACGTAACTTCCTTTGAAGTGAAATTGTCATTAATTAGTCCACCCCCCAAATTAAGAATTGGGATGACTGCTGATGTTGAATTTCAAGCAGGTAAAGCTGAAATGGAAACACTAGTTCCTACAGTTGCAATCGTTACAAGAGAAGGACAACCTGGTCTCTTGATAGTTGGTGAAAACAACACACCTTTATTCCAAAAAGTAGAGCTTGGCTCTAGTAGTGGAAGTAAAACAGCAATACTTAAAGGAGTAAGTCCAGGCGATCCAATCTTTATCGATCTCCCACCATGGGCAAAAGGGAAAAGGGACTAA
- the polA gene encoding DNA polymerase I translates to MTSEQKKPTLLLVDGHSLAFRSFYAFSKGGEGGLATKEGLPTSVTYGFLKSLLDNCRAISPQGITIAFDTPEPTFRHKTDPNYKANRDIAPPIFFQDLEQLQIILEKDLNLSICTAPGYEADDVLGTLANKAADNGWIVRILSGDRDLFQLVDDERNIAIMYMGGGPYGKSGNPTLINEAGVKTKLGIVPTKVIDFKALTGDSSDNIPGVKGVGPKTAINLLNENKDLDGVFASLELLESQGEKAYKGAIKGALKAKLKQGKDNAYLSRHLAEILVEVPIEPLPSFKLSEINRENLENSLQKLELNSLVRQMPAFVATFSPGGFSAHKKTINTKSSNTSSKNQQNRENLPDEKEGIPTIMPQIISNNSELSVLIENLLQLDDPIQPVAIDTETTSLNPFQSELVGIGLCWGERPEQIAYIPLGHITEDLFEDQSSNLQLPLIDVIKGLSPWLGSSEHPKVLQNAKYDRLIFLQYGIPLEGVIMDTLLADYLCDVTHRHSLEAMAKREFGFTPTNFNEIVGKDETFKNVSISTASLYCGMDVYLTRKLYFLKKSNLEEMGQKLIELLEKVEQPLEPILADMEARGIRIDIPYLKELSIELNKALKNIEKSAYKIAKTDFNLSSPKQLGEVLFEQLGLDKKKSRRTKTGWSTDANVLERLQGDNPIVPLVIEHRTLSKLLSTYVEALPQLVEAQTGRVHTDFNQAVTATGRLSSSNPNLQNIPIRTEFSRRIRKAFLPREGWQLLSADYSQIELRILAHLSGEASLQEAYRNGDDVHALTAKILLDKESITSNERRLGKTINFGVIYGMGVQRFARSTGVSQSEAKDFLNRYKERYTNVFSYLELQERLALSKGFVETILGRRRHFHFDKNGLGRLLGKNPLEIDLKLARRAGMEAQQLRAAANAPIQGSSADIIKVAMVKLDKELKNEGLPANLLLQVHDELVLEVDPTATEQVKALVIHTMEKAVLLNVPLVVEASVGKNWMDAK, encoded by the coding sequence ATGACTAGTGAACAGAAAAAACCAACTTTACTTCTTGTTGATGGGCATTCACTGGCTTTTAGAAGTTTTTATGCATTTAGCAAAGGAGGTGAAGGTGGTCTTGCAACGAAAGAAGGCCTACCGACAAGTGTTACTTATGGTTTTCTCAAAAGCCTGCTAGATAACTGTAGAGCAATTAGTCCTCAGGGAATAACAATTGCATTTGATACTCCCGAGCCAACATTTCGGCACAAAACTGATCCAAATTATAAAGCGAATAGAGATATTGCTCCTCCAATATTCTTCCAAGATTTAGAACAGCTACAAATAATCCTTGAGAAGGATCTCAACCTCTCAATATGTACTGCTCCTGGATATGAAGCTGATGATGTACTTGGGACATTAGCGAACAAAGCAGCTGACAATGGTTGGATAGTCCGTATTCTTTCTGGAGACAGAGATCTCTTTCAATTAGTAGATGATGAACGAAATATAGCTATAATGTATATGGGTGGTGGCCCTTATGGTAAGAGTGGCAACCCTACTCTAATAAATGAAGCTGGTGTCAAGACAAAGCTTGGTATCGTACCAACAAAAGTCATAGACTTTAAAGCTCTAACTGGAGATAGTTCAGATAATATTCCTGGTGTCAAAGGCGTGGGACCAAAAACAGCAATCAATCTTCTAAATGAGAATAAGGATCTTGATGGTGTATTTGCCTCCTTAGAACTATTAGAATCACAAGGAGAGAAAGCTTACAAAGGAGCAATCAAAGGTGCTTTAAAAGCAAAGCTTAAGCAAGGCAAAGACAATGCCTATCTTTCACGCCATCTTGCAGAGATTCTAGTAGAGGTACCTATTGAGCCTCTACCATCTTTTAAATTAAGTGAAATCAACAGAGAAAATCTAGAAAACTCTCTTCAAAAGCTTGAATTAAATAGCCTAGTTCGACAAATGCCAGCTTTTGTTGCCACATTCTCACCTGGTGGTTTTAGTGCCCACAAAAAAACTATTAATACAAAAAGCTCAAATACCTCAAGCAAAAACCAACAAAATAGAGAAAATTTGCCAGACGAGAAAGAAGGCATACCAACTATTATGCCTCAAATTATCAGCAATAATTCTGAACTTTCTGTCCTTATAGAGAACCTATTGCAACTTGACGACCCTATACAGCCTGTCGCCATTGATACAGAGACTACAAGTTTAAATCCATTTCAATCTGAATTAGTGGGAATAGGTCTTTGCTGGGGGGAAAGACCCGAACAAATCGCATATATTCCTTTAGGTCACATAACTGAAGACCTATTTGAAGACCAGTCAAGTAATCTACAGCTACCATTAATAGATGTAATAAAAGGATTATCTCCTTGGCTTGGCAGTTCAGAGCACCCAAAAGTACTTCAAAACGCCAAGTATGACCGATTAATATTTCTCCAGTATGGGATCCCTTTAGAAGGCGTAATAATGGACACACTGCTGGCTGATTACCTTTGTGATGTAACTCATAGGCATAGCCTCGAGGCAATGGCAAAAAGAGAATTTGGGTTTACGCCAACAAACTTTAATGAAATTGTTGGCAAAGACGAAACCTTCAAGAATGTAAGCATCAGTACAGCAAGCCTCTACTGTGGCATGGATGTATATCTAACAAGAAAACTCTATTTTCTGAAGAAATCCAATCTAGAAGAAATGGGTCAAAAGCTAATCGAACTTCTCGAAAAAGTAGAGCAGCCTCTTGAACCAATACTTGCAGATATGGAGGCTAGAGGTATCCGGATTGATATTCCTTATTTAAAAGAGCTGTCAATTGAGTTAAACAAAGCACTTAAAAACATAGAAAAAAGCGCCTACAAAATTGCAAAAACTGATTTCAACCTGAGCTCTCCGAAGCAATTAGGGGAAGTACTATTTGAGCAATTAGGCCTTGACAAGAAAAAGTCTAGGCGCACAAAAACTGGTTGGAGTACAGATGCCAATGTGTTAGAGAGGCTTCAAGGCGATAACCCTATTGTTCCTTTAGTTATAGAACATAGAACACTTAGCAAGTTACTTAGTACATATGTAGAAGCCCTGCCTCAACTAGTTGAGGCACAAACTGGAAGAGTACATACTGATTTCAATCAAGCAGTTACTGCAACAGGAAGGTTGAGTAGCAGTAATCCAAACTTACAAAATATCCCTATCCGCACTGAATTTAGTCGTCGTATCCGCAAAGCTTTTCTGCCTAGAGAAGGCTGGCAATTATTAAGCGCTGACTATTCACAAATAGAGCTTAGGATTCTTGCACACCTTTCGGGAGAAGCCTCCCTTCAAGAGGCCTATAGGAATGGAGATGATGTTCATGCATTAACGGCAAAAATCTTACTAGATAAAGAATCAATTACTTCTAATGAGAGGCGTCTAGGGAAAACAATCAACTTTGGAGTAATTTATGGGATGGGTGTTCAACGTTTTGCTCGTTCAACAGGAGTATCGCAATCAGAAGCTAAAGACTTCTTGAACCGATACAAAGAGAGATATACAAATGTTTTTTCATATTTAGAGCTTCAAGAGAGACTGGCTTTAAGTAAAGGCTTTGTAGAAACCATACTTGGCAGAAGACGTCACTTTCATTTTGATAAGAATGGCTTGGGTCGCCTACTAGGGAAAAACCCCTTAGAAATAGATCTAAAGCTGGCTCGTAGAGCTGGAATGGAAGCTCAACAACTTCGAGCTGCAGCTAATGCACCAATCCAGGGCTCTAGCGCAGATATTATTAAAGTGGCCATGGTTAAGCTCGACAAAGAATTAAAAAATGAAGGATTGCCAGCCAACTTACTTTTACAGGTACATGATGAGTTGGTTCTAGAGGTAGATCCAACAGCAACTGAACAAGTTAAGGCTTTAGTAATTCATACAATGGAAAAGGCTGTTTTGCTTAATGTTCCACTAGTTGTAGAAGCATCCGTAGGCAAGAATTGGATGGATGCAAAATGA
- the cysS gene encoding cysteine--tRNA ligase: MKKQPIVDTSDKKPNVQVAFKLTNTLTQQTEVFNPLKPNHVTIYCCGVTVYDLCHLGHARSYISWDVLRRYFIWQGYKVTFVQNFTDIDDKIISRAAKENSTMNEVSERNIKEFHKDMDSLGILRPDRMPRATKCIDGIRSMIQDLEAKGAAYSTEGDVYFAVMRHPNYGKLSGRDLSAQQLNAEGRVTEKEKARKQHPFDFALWKSAKDGEPSFSSPWGSGRPGWHIECSAMVLQELGETIDIHLGGADLVFPHHENEIAQSEAATGKKLANYWLHNGMVNVGGQKMSKSLGNFTTIRSLLEEGVSAMTLRFFILQAHYRKPLDFTLEGLEAASSGWKGLNTAICLGEVNKNILQWPKHPVNKTTETNSTPTEAREELDHLRQRFIDVMNDDLNTSAAMAVLFELARPLKSIANEIERNPYKQIPDIKAKKLYARWLTLVELANVLGLQGEMKQENLSRNSSIPNKSVIEEAIKQRSAAKRVRNYEKADQIRDDLKKQGIELIDKSEGVTDWIRI; encoded by the coding sequence ATGAAAAAACAACCAATAGTAGACACCTCTGATAAGAAGCCCAATGTTCAAGTGGCATTTAAATTAACCAACACTCTTACTCAACAGACTGAAGTTTTCAATCCACTAAAACCTAATCATGTAACCATCTATTGTTGTGGAGTTACTGTCTATGACTTATGTCACCTTGGCCATGCCCGTAGTTATATATCTTGGGATGTCCTGAGACGATACTTTATCTGGCAAGGATATAAAGTCACTTTTGTCCAAAACTTTACGGATATCGATGACAAAATAATTTCTCGAGCAGCTAAAGAGAACTCCACCATGAATGAAGTGAGCGAGCGTAATATCAAAGAGTTTCATAAAGATATGGATTCACTAGGAATTTTGCGCCCAGATCGAATGCCCAGGGCGACAAAGTGCATAGATGGAATTCGTTCAATGATTCAAGATTTAGAAGCTAAAGGCGCAGCTTATTCAACAGAAGGAGATGTCTATTTTGCTGTAATGAGACATCCAAATTATGGAAAACTAAGTGGTAGAGATCTATCAGCGCAACAACTAAATGCTGAGGGTCGTGTAACAGAAAAGGAAAAAGCTCGCAAGCAACATCCTTTTGATTTTGCTCTATGGAAGAGCGCAAAAGACGGAGAACCAAGCTTCTCTTCCCCCTGGGGGAGCGGTAGGCCTGGCTGGCATATTGAATGCTCCGCAATGGTTCTTCAAGAGCTTGGTGAAACAATCGATATTCATCTCGGAGGAGCAGATCTTGTTTTCCCTCATCATGAAAATGAAATAGCGCAATCAGAAGCTGCTACTGGTAAAAAGCTAGCAAATTATTGGCTCCATAACGGCATGGTAAATGTCGGAGGGCAAAAAATGAGTAAATCCCTTGGCAATTTCACAACAATAAGAAGTCTTTTAGAGGAAGGCGTCTCAGCAATGACACTGAGGTTTTTTATTCTGCAAGCCCACTATCGCAAACCACTGGATTTCACATTAGAAGGACTTGAGGCTGCTTCATCAGGGTGGAAAGGACTTAATACTGCTATCTGTCTAGGCGAAGTCAACAAAAACATTCTTCAATGGCCCAAGCATCCAGTCAATAAAACAACAGAGACAAACTCTACGCCTACTGAGGCTAGAGAGGAGTTAGATCATTTACGTCAACGTTTTATAGATGTTATGAATGATGACCTCAATACTTCAGCGGCCATGGCTGTACTATTTGAGCTGGCACGACCTTTAAAGTCTATAGCAAATGAAATCGAACGTAACCCTTACAAGCAAATCCCTGATATCAAAGCAAAAAAATTATACGCAAGGTGGCTTACTCTCGTTGAACTTGCGAATGTTCTTGGCCTTCAAGGAGAAATGAAACAAGAGAACTTGTCAAGAAACTCATCAATACCTAATAAAAGTGTAATTGAAGAAGCAATTAAACAACGCAGTGCGGCCAAACGAGTACGCAATTATGAGAAAGCGGATCAAATAAGGGATGACCTAAAAAAACAGGGAATAGAGTTAATTGACAAATCTGAAGGTGTTACTGATTGGATTCGAATTTAA